One genomic window of Dethiosulfovibrio salsuginis includes the following:
- a CDS encoding glycosyltransferase family 4 protein produces the protein MTGRLRILQVLSQRPESTGSGLYVRSLIEEGTKAGHHMYLVAAESLNHRLTDPPVPKSKSTIVEFGSDRIPFEIPGMSDVMPYSHTRFRDLTDEQLTAYRQAFSDALIKSVDLFKPHIIHCHHLWILTSLTAKTFPSIPVVATCHGSDLRQIRSLPRLRPYVSEGCSSLDGIMALTDAQRREISSLIPLDLDKITVTGGGYRKDLFFPGDTPPPPPIRIVCAGKISSAKGIPWLVEALKTINLPWELHVAGSGEGEDGAKCTELLRSLGSNVVLYGNITPAKVGEIMRTCHLFALPSLHEGLPLVLLEALASGCRVVATELPGVKEVIKNLNRDYWSTVAVPMTENGERPLKREEPSFKEGLRKSLIEQMERVSEGNLPVDLSISEFEWSSVFKRTEKAYEQALSEI, from the coding sequence AACAAAAGCCGGCCACCATATGTACCTAGTGGCCGCCGAATCCCTAAACCATCGGCTAACAGATCCTCCTGTCCCAAAATCGAAGTCCACCATAGTGGAGTTTGGATCCGATCGAATCCCGTTTGAGATCCCCGGAATGAGCGACGTCATGCCCTACTCTCACACCAGATTCAGGGATCTGACCGACGAACAGCTCACAGCCTACAGGCAGGCCTTTTCCGACGCCCTTATAAAATCGGTCGATCTCTTTAAACCCCACATTATCCACTGCCATCATCTATGGATACTCACGTCGCTTACCGCAAAGACCTTCCCTTCAATCCCTGTCGTTGCCACCTGCCACGGCTCGGACCTGAGACAGATACGGTCTCTCCCTAGGCTTCGACCTTACGTATCGGAAGGGTGTAGCTCTCTCGACGGGATAATGGCCCTTACGGACGCCCAACGGCGTGAAATATCCTCCTTAATACCTTTGGATCTGGATAAAATAACCGTCACAGGAGGGGGGTACAGAAAGGATCTGTTCTTCCCAGGGGATACCCCTCCACCGCCTCCTATCAGGATAGTCTGCGCTGGGAAAATATCCTCCGCTAAAGGCATTCCATGGCTTGTCGAGGCCCTTAAGACCATAAACCTGCCCTGGGAGCTTCACGTAGCAGGTTCAGGAGAAGGGGAAGACGGAGCGAAATGCACCGAGTTACTGAGATCCCTAGGCAGCAACGTCGTCCTCTACGGAAACATTACCCCTGCTAAGGTAGGGGAGATAATGAGGACCTGTCATCTTTTCGCCCTGCCCTCACTCCACGAGGGGCTTCCTCTGGTCCTACTGGAGGCTCTGGCATCGGGATGTAGGGTGGTAGCCACCGAGTTACCTGGGGTCAAGGAAGTCATAAAAAACCTGAATCGGGACTACTGGTCCACCGTAGCGGTCCCGATGACGGAAAACGGCGAAAGACCTTTAAAAAGGGAGGAGCCCTCCTTTAAAGAAGGGCTCCGAAAGTCTCTGATAGAACAGATGGAGAGGGTCAGCGAAGGCAATCTGCCTGTCGACCTATCGATAAGCGAATTTGAATGGTCCTCGGTATTTAAGAGGACGGAAAAGGCATACGAGCAGGCCCTATCGGAGATCTAG
- a CDS encoding DUF72 domain-containing protein, with the protein MINVRIGTCSWADRQLLSSGWYPPSAKDGESRLGHYSSCFDTVEVDSTFYAIPDITDVYRWASWTSPGFIFNVKAYGLFTFHSVQWTSLPRWVRDEIGLCEEKRIDFKKIPRSIRLELWHQFSESIMPLHKVGKLGYVLFQLPPWASFSDRMMVYLDRVVEEARPFKIAFEVRNSTWLDKGNRDVFFERLRGHNIAYVAVDEPSLPWTVPAVVEPTASWGSVVRFHGRNKEAWDRGSYVGEKFRYLYSRKELEEWKEPVLGLAKKVDRLFLMFNNCWSDYSVRSASLMQDITGQPRFGSQGELDLR; encoded by the coding sequence GTGATTAACGTCAGAATAGGCACATGCTCCTGGGCGGACCGTCAGCTTCTATCCAGTGGATGGTATCCCCCTTCCGCCAAAGACGGGGAATCTCGCCTTGGCCATTACTCTTCTTGTTTCGACACTGTGGAGGTTGACAGCACTTTTTACGCCATTCCAGATATAACCGACGTCTACCGATGGGCCTCCTGGACTTCTCCTGGTTTTATCTTTAACGTTAAAGCCTATGGTCTGTTCACCTTTCACTCGGTGCAGTGGACCTCCCTCCCGAGGTGGGTAAGGGATGAGATAGGCCTCTGTGAGGAAAAGAGGATAGATTTCAAGAAAATACCGAGGTCCATCAGGCTTGAGCTATGGCATCAGTTTTCTGAGTCTATAATGCCGCTACATAAAGTAGGAAAGCTAGGTTACGTGCTGTTCCAACTCCCTCCCTGGGCGTCTTTTTCCGACCGTATGATGGTCTATCTGGATCGGGTTGTAGAGGAGGCAAGGCCCTTTAAGATAGCCTTTGAGGTAAGAAACTCTACCTGGTTGGATAAAGGGAACAGAGATGTTTTTTTTGAAAGGCTCAGAGGTCACAATATAGCCTACGTGGCCGTCGACGAGCCATCGCTGCCTTGGACCGTTCCTGCTGTAGTAGAGCCTACTGCGTCCTGGGGAAGCGTCGTTCGATTTCACGGTAGAAACAAAGAGGCATGGGATAGAGGAAGCTATGTCGGAGAGAAGTTCAGGTACTTATATTCCAGAAAAGAGCTGGAGGAATGGAAAGAGCCTGTCCTAGGTCTCGCCAAAAAGGTGGACAGGCTCTTTTTGATGTTCAATAACTGCTGGTCCGATTACTCTGTGAGAAGCGCTTCCTTGATGCAGGATATCACCGGTCAGCCTAGGTTTGGATCTCAAGGGGAGCTAGATCTCCGATAG
- a CDS encoding DUF523 domain-containing protein, with the protein MIVRKADVSMIVVSACLVGLNCRYDGSSCLFQGAVELMKMGLAVPLCPEQLGGLPTPRLPCEIKGNKVVNLNGLDMTGFFDKGVKESLHMVDMLDVKVALLKEKSPSCGVSWVYDGSFSGSLRRGQGFFASALSDRGVTLFSENNFTVSRL; encoded by the coding sequence ATGATAGTCCGAAAGGCTGATGTGAGTATGATAGTAGTCAGTGCCTGTCTGGTAGGCCTTAACTGTCGCTACGATGGAAGCTCCTGTCTTTTTCAGGGAGCTGTGGAGCTTATGAAAATGGGGCTAGCTGTCCCCCTCTGCCCGGAGCAGCTTGGAGGCCTCCCCACCCCTAGACTACCTTGTGAGATAAAGGGGAATAAGGTCGTGAACCTTAATGGCCTCGATATGACTGGGTTTTTCGACAAAGGCGTAAAGGAGTCTCTCCATATGGTTGACATGTTGGACGTGAAGGTCGCTTTACTCAAGGAGAAAAGCCCCTCCTGCGGAGTTTCATGGGTTTACGACGGCTCTTTTTCCGGTTCTCTACGTAGGGGCCAAGGTTTTTTTGCCTCCGCTTTGTCGGATCGAGGGGTAACCCTTTTCTCGGAAAATAATTTTACTGTGTCCAGATTATAG
- the typA gene encoding translational GTPase TypA codes for MQASEKIRNLAIIAHIDHGKTTLIDSIFKATQVFRENAKVEERVMDSGEIERERGITITSKHCTVNWKDYLINIVDTPGHADFSGEVERVLSMVDSVLLLVDANEGPMPQTRYVLSRALNLGLKPIVIVNKVDRPRATPDEALDKTIDLFIELGADESQLEFPVLYGSGLDGWLVKELGDARRDMEPLFETIVEYVQPPEVDENAPFRMQVSTLAWNDYVGQIGCGKIISGKISKGEPFVQTRTAWEDSSEKTKEWKILTKSQEKSVHLWVTKGLDKVETEQACAGDIIWIAGPKSIDIGDTFSSSLSQEPPFPPIEIEEPTVSMFFLVNNGPFAGKNGTPLTLRQLKARLERETHTNVALKVEDLGRPDGVKVSGRGELQLAILIEEMIREGSELCVSRPEVITKKDDSGKTLEPMEQLVIEVPEAYQGTVIEKLAQRKADLVDMSVMDTGVVKMKFDIPTRGLIGYRGEFLTDTRGLGIMASRFVGYGPWKGEVSSRNRGSMVSMDTGPATGYQLDNLQERGTLFISPGIEVYNGQIVGENSRPGDIPCNPTKKKQTSNHRSATKDMGIKLDVPRKMSLDKALEWIADDELVEATPKEIRIRKAILDMNERKKATKRD; via the coding sequence GTGCAAGCATCAGAGAAAATAAGAAACCTCGCCATAATAGCCCATATCGATCACGGCAAGACGACGTTGATCGATTCCATTTTTAAAGCGACCCAGGTCTTCAGGGAAAACGCAAAGGTAGAGGAAAGGGTTATGGACAGCGGCGAGATAGAGAGAGAACGGGGGATAACCATAACCTCCAAGCATTGCACAGTCAACTGGAAGGATTATCTCATAAATATAGTGGATACGCCGGGACATGCGGACTTTTCTGGAGAGGTCGAACGAGTCCTATCCATGGTGGACTCGGTTCTACTTCTAGTGGACGCAAACGAAGGACCGATGCCTCAGACTCGATACGTCCTTTCGAGGGCCTTAAACCTAGGCTTAAAGCCTATAGTTATAGTAAACAAAGTGGACCGTCCTCGGGCTACTCCCGACGAAGCTCTGGACAAAACCATAGATCTCTTTATAGAACTAGGAGCCGATGAGTCTCAGTTAGAGTTCCCCGTGCTTTACGGATCAGGGCTCGACGGATGGCTGGTCAAAGAACTAGGCGACGCAAGAAGGGATATGGAACCCCTCTTTGAGACCATAGTTGAATACGTACAGCCTCCTGAAGTAGATGAAAATGCCCCTTTCAGGATGCAGGTAAGCACCTTAGCTTGGAACGATTACGTCGGCCAGATAGGTTGTGGCAAGATAATATCGGGGAAAATATCCAAAGGAGAACCTTTTGTCCAGACCAGAACGGCCTGGGAGGATTCCTCCGAAAAGACAAAAGAATGGAAGATTCTGACAAAATCCCAGGAAAAATCCGTACACCTTTGGGTAACCAAAGGACTGGATAAAGTCGAGACCGAGCAGGCCTGTGCAGGAGATATCATATGGATAGCAGGGCCTAAATCGATCGATATAGGGGATACCTTCTCATCCTCTCTAAGCCAGGAACCACCGTTTCCCCCTATAGAGATAGAGGAACCGACGGTCTCTATGTTCTTTTTAGTCAACAACGGCCCCTTCGCCGGGAAGAACGGGACTCCATTGACCTTACGACAGCTTAAGGCGAGGCTCGAGCGGGAGACCCATACCAACGTAGCCCTAAAAGTTGAGGACCTAGGAAGACCTGACGGGGTAAAGGTCTCCGGAAGAGGAGAGCTTCAGCTGGCTATCCTTATAGAGGAGATGATCCGAGAGGGCTCGGAGCTATGTGTATCCAGGCCAGAGGTAATAACGAAAAAAGACGACTCAGGCAAGACGTTGGAACCTATGGAACAGCTGGTAATAGAGGTACCTGAAGCATACCAGGGAACGGTAATAGAGAAACTGGCTCAGAGAAAAGCGGACCTCGTAGATATGTCCGTAATGGACACAGGAGTCGTCAAGATGAAGTTCGATATCCCTACAAGAGGGCTGATAGGCTACAGAGGCGAATTTTTGACCGATACGAGAGGATTAGGAATCATGGCCTCTAGATTTGTGGGATACGGCCCCTGGAAAGGCGAGGTCTCATCCAGGAACAGGGGATCTATGGTAAGCATGGACACCGGACCGGCGACAGGGTATCAGCTCGACAACCTTCAGGAGAGAGGAACGCTGTTTATATCCCCTGGAATAGAGGTCTATAACGGCCAGATAGTGGGGGAGAACTCCAGACCTGGCGATATCCCCTGTAACCCCACTAAAAAGAAGCAAACCAGCAACCACCGTTCCGCCACGAAAGACATGGGGATAAAACTGGACGTCCCAAGAAAGATGTCGTTGGACAAAGCACTTGAGTGGATTGCCGACGATGAGCTTGTAGAGGCAACCCCTAAAGAGATCAGGATAAGAAAAGCCATCCTCGACATGAACGAGAGGAAAAAAGCCACTAAAAGAGACTAA
- a CDS encoding sensor histidine kinase — protein sequence MPELSFNRIDNIFNDVSSVLSGGLDELSKIRMEEYERYIELKDRYGSIQVEVEEVLEANESCSRQCQKARELLVSSARSGDEAVEKEAYFQVEHLMKMRGSLEEREKNLRSMRDYLAREIKRKEETLKKTEELGSRFRMAIEIIDTGRKVETPEKDGVLAAAVAMAEREGLHLGRELHDGPAQKFGGAVLSVDLAEQYLISGMTEKALSELRCLRNIVEDADSEVRAFLMRLNPPGIEKGVDVALERLVAQMEKRYGIDVGMAVDGTGWQMPVYLKSNIFKIIYQAMVNAVKNGRASRIDLRVSMGKDSFRAVVKDDGRGFDVHKAKLEAESRGCYGINSMEERTSLVGGSLTIESQPGRGTTVKLVIPLKREV from the coding sequence ATGCCAGAGTTGAGTTTTAATCGTATAGATAATATATTTAATGATGTGAGCAGTGTGCTCTCCGGTGGGCTTGATGAGTTGAGTAAAATCAGGATGGAGGAGTACGAACGGTATATTGAGTTAAAAGATAGATATGGATCTATACAGGTCGAGGTCGAGGAAGTCCTGGAGGCCAACGAGAGCTGTAGTCGTCAATGCCAAAAGGCTCGAGAGCTGCTGGTCTCTTCCGCGAGATCTGGAGATGAGGCAGTTGAAAAGGAGGCCTACTTTCAGGTAGAGCATCTGATGAAGATGAGAGGAAGTCTGGAGGAAAGGGAGAAAAACCTGCGATCTATGAGGGACTATTTAGCCAGGGAAATAAAGAGGAAGGAGGAAACCCTCAAAAAAACCGAGGAACTAGGCAGTCGCTTCAGGATGGCCATAGAGATAATAGACACAGGGCGTAAGGTTGAGACGCCGGAAAAAGACGGAGTTCTGGCTGCAGCGGTAGCCATGGCGGAGAGGGAGGGGCTCCATCTGGGCAGAGAGCTCCACGATGGGCCAGCTCAGAAGTTTGGGGGGGCGGTGCTGTCGGTTGACCTAGCGGAACAGTACCTTATTTCCGGCATGACGGAAAAGGCCCTCTCCGAGCTACGGTGCCTGAGAAACATAGTTGAGGATGCGGATAGCGAAGTAAGGGCTTTTCTTATGAGGCTTAACCCTCCAGGTATCGAAAAAGGAGTAGATGTAGCCCTTGAGAGGCTTGTCGCTCAAATGGAAAAGCGGTACGGGATAGACGTGGGTATGGCAGTGGATGGAACGGGATGGCAGATGCCTGTATACCTAAAATCGAATATCTTTAAGATAATATATCAGGCTATGGTTAACGCCGTTAAAAACGGAAGAGCTAGTAGAATAGATCTTAGAGTATCTATGGGGAAAGATTCTTTTAGAGCGGTGGTGAAGGATGACGGTAGAGGTTTTGACGTCCATAAGGCCAAGCTGGAGGCAGAGAGCCGAGGATGTTACGGCATAAACAGCATGGAGGAAAGGACCTCTCTGGTTGGAGGAAGCTTGACTATAGAAAGTCAGCCAGGTAGGGGAACTACGGTAAAACTTGTTATTCCGTTAAAACGGGAGGTTTGA
- a CDS encoding NAD(P)H-dependent glycerol-3-phosphate dehydrogenase, with amino-acid sequence MRKITVLGGGSWGTALATVAARNGNTVSLWCRREEQARSITESRENLRYLPGSPIPDEVKATSNLKEALSFSDLWILSVPTQSVRPLLKEIAKVSSRESVSLCNVAKGIETQSLKRISQIVEEEIPLAKYTVLSGPSHAEEVIKGLPTAVVAASDLSDQYLIWQKALNTNFFRIYSSDDVCGVETGGALKNVVAVASGLAHSMEMGDNAIASMVTRGLAEIMRLAVAMGAHPITLAGLAGIGDLMVTAYSRHSRNFRLGVALGKGMTLDEAVASLGQVAEGAYTVKAAVALGQSLSVDLPITEAVYQVLYQNNSPEETIKDLLSRDPKPEYPPHVFEGQKVDH; translated from the coding sequence GTGAGAAAAATAACCGTCCTAGGCGGCGGTAGCTGGGGCACCGCTCTAGCTACCGTAGCGGCCAGAAACGGTAACACCGTTTCCCTGTGGTGTCGAAGGGAAGAGCAAGCCAGATCTATAACGGAAAGCAGAGAAAACCTAAGGTACCTACCGGGATCGCCTATACCGGATGAAGTAAAAGCGACCTCCAATCTTAAGGAAGCCCTTTCCTTCTCCGATCTATGGATACTTTCAGTCCCTACCCAAAGCGTCAGGCCGCTACTTAAGGAGATCGCCAAAGTCTCATCGAGGGAAAGCGTCTCTCTGTGCAACGTGGCAAAAGGGATCGAAACCCAATCCCTGAAAAGGATAAGCCAAATCGTCGAGGAAGAGATACCTCTAGCAAAGTATACCGTACTTTCCGGCCCTAGCCACGCGGAGGAAGTTATCAAAGGACTTCCCACGGCGGTGGTGGCTGCATCAGACTTATCCGATCAATACTTAATCTGGCAAAAGGCCCTTAACACCAACTTCTTCCGCATATACTCCAGCGACGACGTATGCGGCGTAGAGACCGGCGGAGCGTTGAAAAACGTCGTGGCTGTGGCCTCAGGACTGGCCCACAGCATGGAAATGGGGGACAACGCCATAGCCTCTATGGTAACAAGGGGCCTGGCGGAGATAATGAGACTGGCCGTCGCCATGGGAGCCCATCCGATAACATTGGCGGGATTGGCGGGCATCGGGGATCTAATGGTAACCGCATACAGCCGCCACTCGAGAAACTTCCGGTTGGGAGTGGCGTTAGGAAAGGGAATGACCTTAGACGAAGCTGTCGCCTCCTTAGGTCAGGTAGCGGAAGGGGCTTATACCGTCAAAGCGGCGGTCGCCCTAGGCCAATCCCTATCGGTAGATCTCCCTATAACAGAGGCAGTATACCAGGTACTTTACCAAAACAACTCGCCGGAGGAAACCATAAAGGATCTTCTTTCAAGAGATCCCAAACCGGAGTACCCTCCTCATGTATTTGAGGGTCAAAAGGTAGATCATTAA
- a CDS encoding indolepyruvate ferredoxin oxidoreductase subunit alpha codes for MAANINKDTCVGCEACVGICPVEAIAMDDGKACVDEGKCVDCGACVSACPVEAISL; via the coding sequence GTGGCTGCTAACATAAACAAAGATACCTGCGTAGGATGCGAGGCGTGTGTCGGTATTTGCCCCGTAGAGGCTATAGCCATGGATGACGGCAAAGCCTGTGTGGACGAGGGAAAGTGCGTCGACTGTGGAGCTTGCGTTTCTGCCTGTCCGGTAGAGGCTATCTCTCTATAA
- the rpoD gene encoding RNA polymerase sigma factor RpoD yields MERIRELIMQGRKNGYVTQKDIEKFIPIEFWNTEILENVFENLMEMGIEVIEEGDARIKASSQPSAQSSSSSSDDEHGYVDELGKLDDIPLTDPVRMYLREIGKVPLLDAAEEVELAKRVEDGDEKAKQKIIDANLRLVVSIAKKYIGRGMLFLDLIQEGNLGLIRAVEKFDYRKGFKFSTYATWWIRQAITRAIADQARTIRIPVHMVETINKMVRVARQLVQKLGREPSDEEISAEMEIDVTKVEEIRRIAQLPVSLETPIGEEEDSQLGDFIEDRDLPSPEEAAACNLLHEQIEEMLDALSDREREVLRYRFGLEDGRSYTLEEVGRRFGVTRERIRQIEAKALRKLRHPSRSKKLRDFLE; encoded by the coding sequence ATGGAGCGAATCAGAGAGCTCATAATGCAAGGTCGCAAAAACGGCTATGTCACCCAAAAGGACATAGAGAAGTTCATCCCTATAGAATTCTGGAACACGGAGATACTGGAAAACGTGTTTGAGAACCTTATGGAGATGGGTATAGAGGTCATAGAGGAAGGAGACGCCCGGATCAAGGCGAGCTCCCAGCCCTCTGCGCAGTCATCGTCTTCCTCTTCCGATGACGAACACGGATACGTAGATGAGCTTGGAAAGCTCGACGACATACCTCTGACCGATCCGGTAAGGATGTATCTCAGAGAGATAGGCAAAGTTCCTCTGCTTGACGCGGCAGAGGAGGTTGAGCTTGCCAAACGGGTCGAGGACGGTGACGAAAAAGCTAAACAGAAGATAATAGACGCAAACCTTCGTCTCGTGGTCAGTATCGCCAAAAAGTATATCGGAAGGGGAATGCTTTTTCTCGACCTCATCCAGGAGGGCAATCTAGGTCTTATCAGGGCGGTGGAGAAGTTCGACTATCGCAAAGGGTTCAAGTTCAGTACCTACGCCACTTGGTGGATAAGACAGGCTATAACCAGAGCTATCGCCGATCAGGCCAGAACTATAAGGATACCTGTGCATATGGTTGAGACCATCAATAAGATGGTGAGGGTGGCAAGGCAGCTGGTGCAGAAGCTTGGGCGGGAGCCCTCGGACGAAGAAATTTCCGCGGAGATGGAGATAGACGTGACCAAGGTCGAGGAGATCAGAAGGATTGCGCAGCTTCCGGTATCCCTGGAAACCCCTATAGGCGAAGAAGAGGACAGCCAGCTAGGGGATTTCATAGAGGACAGAGATCTTCCTAGCCCAGAGGAGGCCGCGGCCTGTAACCTCCTTCATGAGCAGATAGAGGAGATGCTGGATGCCCTTTCGGACAGAGAGAGGGAGGTCCTGCGATATCGCTTCGGTCTAGAGGATGGTCGCTCCTACACCTTGGAAGAGGTCGGCCGGCGTTTCGGCGTCACAAGAGAGAGGATAAGGCAGATAGAGGCTAAAGCCTTGAGAAAACTTCGTCATCCTAGTAGAAGTAAAAAATTAAGGGATTTTTTAGAATAA